Below is a genomic region from Rhododendron vialii isolate Sample 1 chromosome 5a, ASM3025357v1.
TTCAGTAAAGCCCAAAATGGTAATAATTTGTCCATTCCCAGGTTTACGACGGACCAAGTGGGCTTTGAAGTTAAGGCCATTCAATAATTCTCctttatcaaaccaaaccaaaccgagccttgtgtcccaaattcccaatcaattggagtcggctacatgaatcttgtttctccattgagctctatctAGGGCTACCTCTTCACTTAGATTTAGTTAAGGCCATTCAATGATTCTCCCTTGTTAAACAAAATCGAAGTAGTCAATACGACAGACATAAATAATGTGATCCATGCCATCTGGATTTGATAGCACGCTAAAAGGACTTAACATCAGGAATCCAGTACAAATCAACCAACAATACATATACATGTAAAATTGTCCCAGCGATCTTATTCTAGTCCACTAATTTGGCATCAATAGCAGCCTGAAAGCAAGCCGATAGAGGTTTCAAGTAAACATTAATTATCCACCAGAATACCAACAAGAGCATGCATTGCATCAGGGCCAACGAACCAAGAATCAAACTACTCAACATTGTCAAggtcaacaacaaaaaacaaacaaactactCAACATCGtaattgaggcagaaccatcaTAAAACGTGACTGGTACAACTTTCTCGAAGCTAGAGCGGCAGAGCCCGAACTACAAATTCATAGGTCCCTTCCCTGCCATTACGATGTTACAAGGGAAAGGTAGTATCTCAAAAAAACAAACTGGCAAATACCAAATAGAATAATTAAAGTGTGTTGCAAGGAAAACTGAAGCAGCTTTTGTCAAGGAAAGGATTATAGGCTATATAGATTATAGCCGATTAGTGATACCACTCTCTTGGTGCAGAAACTTGCAAGATACCATAGAGATGAGTCAGATGACAATCCACTGTGGCATCTATCAAACTAGATCTGATGAAGGCATATAATTCTGTTAGCTGCGATTCTCGGTTTGAGTAAAGATTTGATCTAATGCCTAGCTAGTTCATTGACTTGATCAAAGAGCGTATTACAAATAATAGGTGTTTCTTCTAAGTTCTAATATCTTtcacattacaaaaaaattgggtttctaAGCTGTTATGCCCTTTTTAAAAATCAGTCAAGGGACCTTCATTTTGCATTAGCAGacaatttttcttattttgtggaaCACAAGAAAAAACTTAAGTAATGAAAGAGACTCTGAGCGAGTTCTATCGGCTTTAAGGCTTTCAGGGCCAAAGATGATCTTGCAAAACAGTTCAGTACACTTCTCAAGATCTCTGTTTAAGTAAAGCTAGATTCTATCTTATTGTAGAAAATTCCAGAGGGTGTTAAGTGTTAACACTCCTTTCATTCTCAAGCCTATGTATAAAGAAGCAGATGCAGTGCTATAAATTCCACCGTCAAATGGAGACTACTCCCTAGAAAAACTGTGGAAGCTATCAGAAAAACCCAACAGCATTCAGGGCCATAACATTCTTTGGTTCCCTCAGAATATACCTACAATTGCTTCTATCTTGTGGATCCTATGCCATGAATGGTTGGCTACAAAGGATAGACTGCTGGAATGGGGCACCAATGGAGATTCATTTATGCTATTTGCAACCAAGCTGGGAAAGTCAGATACATCTATTCTTTAAGTGTAAAAACTCTTCCGGCATGGGATGGAGGTATACATACAAATGAGATGAATAGAAGCCCCCAATATAGGGCACTGAGATTCAAGGATTGCCCAAAATCTTCAGGAAAAGGAATCGTAGATACTAGATATATAATCTGCCGTCCCTAGCTGTCTTTGGAGTGAATGGGAGTCGGGCCTACAGAGTCTTTGGTCAAACTTCAAACTAGGAGGAATGAGAAACCTGTTTTCAATCCCAAGCCAATTGGCTGCCATGTTTGACTGAAAAGCTGTTTCTTGATCAGTTGTTAGTAGTAGATATGTTCTTTGATTTTTGTGTACCGCAAGACACAACTTCTGGGTCTATTTTTACGGTTTGTGATTCTATCATATTCTCTTGTTTTCATGACATTTCACTTATCAGAAACATGAATTGGATAATCTCATTAAAAGTAGTATGGAAACCAAAATGGGTGAAAAtggtttttttcccttctccttTCCTCCAATTTTCAGCAACCAAAGAATGTAATAAATAAGAGATTAAAACAAACTCGCAGGCATCTACAGCCTTACTAAAACCTTTGCGCAAGCTCAGATTAAAATAAACAAACCCCAAATCCCTATCCACTCCTTCCTAAAAATTCACATCAAAATGAGCTTTACTCAGGTTTTTAAACAAATCAAAGGAAATTTCATCTTTACTCAAAAATATCAAGGTTTCTCTTTTGGCTTGCAAATTTACTACTCCAAAACTCAAACAGATTCTTAAATCTTATTGTCGACGGGTGCTTCACAGTCTCTCAAAACTCATATCAAAATGAGCATTTCTCAGTTGTTTAACCAAATCAAAGGAGGCTCTTTTCTCTACTCAAAATTTCCAAGGTTTCGTTTGTCGCTGGCAAATTTACAACTGTGCCAATAACAGAGCTTTTATTCGACTCTATGCTTAAATCTATGTTGTCCAAATTCTAATTAGGGTGCTTCTTGGTAAACAGAGGCTGCAATTACGCTCGAATTGAATATAAATCCGAAGTTACGACACCCTAACATCAAAATGAGCTGTTCTCATAGTTTAACTAAATTTCCAACATATCCATGGTTTCTTAAGGGGCTTCCAAATGTACAACATTACCGAGCTTTTACTCAATTTTACGCTTAGATCCGAATTTGTCTATTAGGATGCTTCGTACAAAATAAACCGCCGAAATAGATACTCAAATAGAATGAAAATTCTAGTACATATCTGAAATTGGAAACCTGAAAACAAATAATACCTTGCAAGGCCAATTCTCGCGGTAGAAATGGCAGACGACGCGGTCGCTGGCCTTGACGACGGAGAAGAAATCCTTCTCGGCGTGGATCTCGGAGTAGTCGCCGTGGCCGAGGGCAATCCAACGGCCCCGCTTCTCCGCCATCTTCTTCATCTGCTGGAGCCGTCGCTCCCTCAGCGCCTCGATGTCGTCGAGATCGAGCCGATCTAGGGCCGAGATCTCGTCGTCGATCTTGTCCTCGACTGCCTTGGCTACCGTCAGAACTTGCTTCTCTATTATCTGCGAGATTTGAACGCTCAATCGGCATTGCAAGTTCAgtaaacacagagagagagagatggggttaCCTCTTGAACATTTGGAACCTCCATTAGAAGTTAGGTGCGGGAGATCTCCCTCCGGCTCCGAatagttcaaacttcaaaggtTTCAAAATGTGAAGAGGACGGGGGGGAATGAGTGTTGATCTGTTTAGCTCCTTCGAAGAATTGGAATCTCCGGCCCTTAACTAATTTTTGATCCAGCGAGTCTATTAAGCAcggaataatttttcaaaaagattaaaaaagaaaaaatagtagGAGCAACatatcattttaggtattttgaatttttagagcATTTCTAATAGCCTCAATTCAATCCTTGGCAAAGAGACTATCCAAAAGGTCCAAATGGTAGTTTAGCTAGCCCTTTCTAGTGTGAAGCTTTCAATAGCCTAAGCAATTGGCCCTTcaaaaaactgcaaaaaaacGTTTATTTGTTGCTGGTTTGCCCTGATTCTTGGTCTTTGTTGTTGCAAACAACACAGATTGATCTTTGCCCCCAGGTTGAATGGTTacagtttttttgtttgccaATCCTATAACAACAAACGCATTAAATAGGTACTTCATCAttcaaaccaaaagaaaagagaacctATAGCAAGCTGGTGTAGTTCCAATTCCCAAACTTTACACCAAAACTGGTGCAGTTCTAGTTCCAATTCCAACAATGGCAGCAATAACAATTCCACCAAAACTTGATCCATGACTGAATTCAGAACCAAACTTTGCAGCAAGAAACATATATTGATAATAGAATTTAGCATATGAGTCAGCCATACACAAATATTCATCAGATGTAAATTTTGCCATCAAAAGGCTTACAAAGTTCGACACTTCGATTACTAACAAACTTAGCCAACAAAAACCAGCAATTGTCAAGGCAACAAAAACCAGCAATCATCTACATTCTTGATGACAAAACTATAACAAAAACCAGCAATCATCGAGGCAAACTAGTTCAACCCCGCCAAAACATGTAGATATCCAAAAAAGGTCAATGGCTAACAATTGTAAATCCTTTTTTCGCGTTGTTGAAGGATTTCCCTTTGTCAGCTTTGATAGTACTCTTGTTGCACATGAGGCAAGACACTTGTATCCACCAACATTATTCTCTCCTCCTCTTTCATCTCTTCCACACGAAGCATTTTTTGCTTTATGGAGATTTTCTCTTCCCCTTGACGAAGTTTCTCTTTCTCAAGTTGGAGTCTCTCCTGCTCTTGAACTTTTAGTTATTGGATGATGTCCATTTTCTTGTCACTTGCTTTTTATGTTCTTCCTTGATATCAGTTAGTATTCCTGCAAGAGGAGAAGTGGAAATTtcagctttctttctttttttcaatcgCTCCTTCTCACCTTTATTACCCGGAGGTCTCTCCAAGTCCACAAAGGTGGCATCACCTTTTCCAAGATCTACCAACTCTGGAGTAGAAGGAGAAGGTACTGTCCaagttttgttcttctttggTTTTCTCCTCTCAAAGTCCTCCAACCACTTTGGTTGATATCTCAACTGTTTCCAACAGTGTTCAAACTGAAATGAGCTATTTTTTGAGGTATTTTTTGAGGTCTCGAGTGACTTGTAGTAAGTTTTTACTTCAGAGACCTAAaaacatattaaaaaaattacatcagATGTAAAAACTATGAAGTAATGAGGTTAATGTTGAAGCTCAATACCTTGTCTTCCTCGGTCACACCACTTTGATGCCTCAATTCAATTTGAGCATAGCATCCACAGAACTTGTTAACAGAAAGTTGAATTGCTGACCATCTGTTCATTAGAGAGTTCTCATTACGCTCAGAAACGAAAGACTTGTGCTCGTGGAAATAATCCCACACTCTTCTCCAATATGTTTTACGTTTCTGGTCATTCCCTTGCACGGCATCCAAGCTTATATTCAGCTATGCCGATACAAGCAATTTGTCTTCTTCATCGGTGAAGTTGCCACCGCGTTGCGGTTTCTTAGAAGTGGATCCCATTTGAGCTGAGGTTTGAGATGCTTGGGTGAACTCTTCTGCATTTTGATTTGCATAAGTAAATCCAACTTCATCTTGAGGCTCCATTGAGAGTTCATCATCCAAGATCAAGCCATCTTGTAAGAGATTTGTGAAATATGCATTTTTCTGCGCATCCATCCCTACAAGAACAAGAAGGTATCAACAAAGCTAAGTAATCCAGTGAAATATGCAAAATTCCAGTGCTTGACTAATGGGAACTcctacttataaaaaaaaaagggggcttTCTAGCATCTAGATTATAAAACCGTTTGGGTTCCAAAGCTAAGTAATCCAAAATTCATGTTTTCTAAATCACAAAAACTTTTGAACTTGAATTCTGGCAGTGACAACATCTCATGCCATTGCATTTGATCAAATTAAGTGGTGAGACAAAGAGAACCGACTGTGCTTTTCTGAAACTAAATCCATCTCTAAGTGTATCCTAGCATCACACAGCAATCACCaaggtgtgttttttttatcaagaactCCCAGTCTTTTAATAATCACAACCGCAGTTCTGCCAATCCACAGTTCTATCCCTTGTAGCTGGTCCGCCATTGCAAACCAGCCTAAGTATCAAATACCCCCTATTCATTAACTAGTGGATTGAAAATGAGTAAAAATAGATACAGAGTACTtcattacaaaacaaaaacaaataataatGCCAAGTCTCGTTCATTTCAAAACATGTTTCATGCTTGAACTAATTCAACTGTGATGAAACCCAAAGCACTTTCTCCGTGACAAAATTAAAGCAACACTAGCTAGCCTAGTGGACTAGTGGTTGCTTGGTTGCTTTGGCCACATTCGTTGATAACTACACAAAATCAGAAAgcccttcaaaaaaatttaagaaaacacaTTATTTCTCTAAATCACATTGGGAATACTGCTGCACCTTCAAATCATTAGTAGTTCTTTGAATAAGGAAACTAAATGCTCAATggggcattttatcaaacagctaaTATACAATCCAAGCAACTTGAACGATTGTTCTGTCGGACTTTATACCATTGAGACCTAATCTTCTCCAATTTCATACCCAAATTGATATGGCTGAAAACAATCCATATTCTAAACCAGAATCACAAGTAGAACATGTAATTTCGAAAGAGGGAGAAGCATACCTTGTCTTTTAGGAGGATGAAAAATCTCAGCAAACCCACCAGCAATGAATCTGCTTGTGGAAATAGAGATGAGAGAAGTAGGAAACTGAGAGAAACCGAGAGAAGTAGGGAGCTGTTGGGCAGGAGAATGGAGATGAGTCATGAGAGAAAGCGAGGGAAACTGAGAGCGGGAGAAGAAATCACCACAGACGAGGGCTACAGAGCCACGCCAGGCCAAACGAGCTACTGTAGCGCAAAACCAAATCCCCAAGCGTGGAGCTAGTCTGCTGGGAAGGGATTTTTGGGCTTTGGCTAGTTATTTTGCTAAAAACCCACATTTGCTTAGCCTATTGGAGACGCTCTTAGGTATTTTAGATTGCAAAAGTACAAAAGAAGCACATGCAGTAGCAGCTTCTTCAAAAGCTGCGGTAAAATGCATTTGTCTACAGTGCTTCGGCACAAGTAGAGAAGCACTGTACATCAGGTATGCaatattttacattaatttctctctcctctctccatccctctctctttctctttcttcttttttcaaaaatctacGCTTTGGTGCatgttgaaaaaggaaaaaaatatattataataGGAAATAtgttaaatagatagtgttgatgtagtgttgaaaaaaatatgagtaggtaaaataaaaaatatgcactgTTCGCAAGTTTGTTTAGCTAATaactggtaaacttgctctaagaaTTCAATACTGGTGTCACAAATATCAATGCACCTTGACGGATAGATatttatgtactttttataGATACTAAGATTGTGTTCCAGAAATacaataaaaacttattttttgtgtaataagaaggcttgttccgaaaaaataagaaggctggtacttattttggaagaatttatataggtaccgaccggccgggaagggaaatcgtaccggcggccgcgctaggccgtctccggccaccggatggccgatccgagccgtctaaaaattctataaaaaaaaaaataagggggcttacgcgagaatcaacggcatctgaggtgtgtagggtacttgatccgagcatgccttttccgtgtagggtgcttaatcatatatacacggaaaaggggtgctcggatcaagcaccctacacacctcggatgctgttgattcccgcgaaagcccttcggttttttttttatagaatttttggacggcttggattggctgtccggtggccggagacggcccagcgcaGCCGCCGATACGATTTCCCTctgccggcgcccattatcacagcaacagtcttattttttgtataagacaacttcaagctcaaaaatcatgtgtttacgcaaataattttcctaccactatggatcttgtttgatagatctcattaagatctttaatacggtgcaacaaaaattgaattttttttcatttacattatttttgagtttgaaaatgtgaaatgaactttttatttgaattttgtggaatgacccttcttatttttgaatgagaagtggcaaaataagtacttattttttaagaaggttttcggAAAGAAGCCTAAAAGCATTTCTAACCCTTACTCATTTTTCACCGAGATTTGGGTTAAAAACTTGATTTAAGTAAAGCATCTCCATTGCTAAATTcatatttttgcccaaattaATTATTGAATGGTGCACTTGTACCTAATTAGAGTGAAAAGATGGCttgaaaaaaataggtaaaTGTCTGAGTCtcctcaaatttgagtgaaaAAATTGATAGAACTCAAATATGTAGGAATATAAGTATGACATTGAAGATGAGTTTTTAAGCTTTTTACTCAAATCTTGAGTATTAGTAGTAAAATGGGTAaggattgaagatgctctaatgTATACTTTTTGTTGTTATTGAAAGCTGAATGGGCTTTAATTAGCATTTTCATCAATTTATTATgcaaattttgaaggaaaaaaaattttataaagCATTTtaatgggtaaatttcaaatcTAAAGTATAAATTTAAGTAACTTCATTAATGACATGGTTGTAaactttgaaagaaaaaatgactttaaaaattttgagtaaaGATTTGAGCCACCCTCAATTTggttaaaaatttgagtaaaactcaactTGACATGAATTTGAATCAAGGGCAGGGTGAGGTTGCGAGGATTTTACTcagattttgggtaaaatgaTTGATTACATATTGCCCCCTCATActataactaatttttattttacccctttatctttaaaaaaaggGCTGCAATCATTTAGGATCACCTAACCTAGGGCTACTCAACGGATCAATCGAATTGCCGAAATCGACCAATCCGCCCAAGCTGATCTGTCTATGAACCAAAATGAGGTATGTGACGGATGGATGTGGATGGAAAAAATAACAATCTGCCGCGAGTAGATCGAATGCAAATTAGATCTACCCAATCCGCTCAAACCGCCCAATtcacccaaaataaaaaataaaaaaaaatgtgagaaagAGTTAAGCCCTTCACAATAAACTATTAGCCCCACCAAAATAGTACTGATGAATTTGATAGTACTCCATATACCATGCTACTTGTTATTGACATATAAACTTCAATGTTATGTCAATACGAAAAATTATTGCCTAGTCTTGGGACAATACGGAATAGTATGATGTTTTATTGTGCTActatacttttaaaatttttggtatttataaaaaataaattacagaCTTAAATTCGctcaaaccacatccaaactGATTCGATCGAATAACGCTCATGGACGGGTGGTGGATGAGGTAAGTATGAATGTGTGTTTTGCTCTCTGATTTTTAGGTTTCAAAGAGCTTTTTAAGGTAGATATGAACAggctttattttaaaaaatgttactTGAGTAATGTAACATTTTTACAGATGCAAAGTTTTGGAagctttttagattttttcgaaAGACTTAGGTTGTTTCAAATCTGCCCAAACTGACCAAGCCAAATCGCCTAAACCGCAAACCAAACAGATCAAACTGTGAAATACTCACGGACGGTTTCGGATGGAAAAAACAACAATTTGGCGGATGCAAATCCGCCTAGGAACCGAATCGATCCGCCCAAAACCAAATCACGAACAACCCTAACCTAACCCCTTCAGTTAACCTTCTGTATAGCTTATTGCCTATAAACTCTCATGTGGCATGCACATGACCCGTAATATTCCTATGCTAGCTAGCTTTCATTTAACAAAAAATCTAATTTCTACTAGGCCATGTGATCTTAGTATTCTAGCTAGATTCGCCTTTGAACAAAACCCCATGCCCTCACACCCACCCGTGAAAGTGGCTCGACCAACCAAGCTAAGTCAAGCCAAGCTCTAATTTGTTGGTCGTCTAAATCTCACGAATAGATCGCTACCTGTAAACATATTTTGAATACATTcatctcgatcaaattttgaaaagagtTCGCCGAGATTGCTCGTTGTTATGGTGGTGGGTCAGTTGCAACGGTCAACAAGAGGGATGGGTCAATAAAATGTAGTAATCAAGGGCGAATATGATTTCGCTTACATGGATTTTCGCATCAATTTGAAGCATTAGGCCAAGTGTCTTGACATTATCAGTTCATTGAGGCTCTAAGGGCATGTACACCAGATTAGCAAAAACATCCTTTATAGTCATTTTACCTATTCAAAACACCAAAAGTGCCTACAGCAGTCTAGCAAAACACAGAGCTATTTTTCCTTTCCCAAAAATCCTCTCCAAAACTACCGAGCAACTATTCATCAACAAACCATTAGTATAATaattcttcctctctctcctccctaccACTACCTCATTTTTGGATGGTGTAGATAAAGTACAGAGACTGGTGCAATTTGAGAGGAAAAGATAGATAGGTAAAGTAAAAAAATCTATTGTTCATAGTCATTTTTGCTCACaactgatgtacatgctctaagcaAGGGTTTCGACTGTAAGCCATTCAGGCTCCGTTCcattaaagtttttattttgtaagtacttatCAGTTCATTAAAATGTTTCCTTAGTCAAACGAGGACTTAGGAAACTAGAGGGAAGCCCCTCAAAGCACCTAAACGGTGCCGTCCCAAAGGTCAACACACTCTCCCATCTTAAAGGGACCACAGAGTTACCCAATCCAAGTTCACACTAGTGGCAGATTAGGCTACTGCCAATGGGGGCACGGGCCCCACTGCAgattttgaaggtttttttttttttttccctctaaagAATTTATCTCATGAGTCATGACTAAACTACCTTAAACTAAACTACAATTCATTTCCTCCCCACAAACAGAGAATATAAGGCTTGAGAAGTTTAAAATGTGATACTCAATGCTCCTATCATGTGTGGCCGTTGTAGTACTTGAGCAGCTTCAATGCTGGTTGCCGGAACTTGACAACGAAACTATTATGAAAAGCTTTCGTAACATGAAAAACTCGTCGTCATCTATTATACGGTCTTCCTTTAGTAACTTTTGTTCATAACTATGATAGTTTTGTTACAGTAgtatttttgctaatttttctaCAAAGGAAGTTCAAATTGACGTATCATTTGTtacagaattttttttcttgagtttGTGTTTTCATTGTGCCTCCACTACTCGTTattcctggctacgccactggtTCACACACTTAATTTTGGACTCCACATAATTGTGTGGTGATAGAGAAACTTGGGACACTACGTGGCGTGGTCCAAGACACTAACTAATTTTGTCTTTGCTGCGTTTGGCATAACCTATATGAGGCTTTCCGTTCGTCATTTTTATATTGTAGATTTGCAAGATTTTTGAAGAAATTATTCGTCTTGACGGGaaaggattaaaaaattaaaaagtgtaaaTAAAACATCCAAagtttaataaagacaaaaattcgaaaaacacAATTTTAAGGTCTTTTTTTTGTGCggcttttttcaaatttgtttcATAGTTTTATGATTTTTTGATTCCTTTGTCTCAATCTTAAACATTTGGAAAATAAGCTAATTAAAAATAGTactaaactccaaaaaatagtCTCTCTTTTAGAAAATAATTGATTCTTGGGCACATTTTTCTTTGTGCTAGGCATTACTGTACTATGTTTGATAGGGAGGATGGCAACCAATTGGATGGTCATGCTTAGAAGGTCGATCGAATGCTGCCAAGGAAGGAGCCCAAGTAGTGCCAATTTGGAAGTCATGATCCATGATATTTCAGCTTTAGCTAGTAATttacattcaattttttttaaaattttattcctCGTAATTGTAATAGGGTGGCTGATTTAACAGCCAAATTCACCTTATCTCTTTCTTCTCCGCTGACTTGGGACAGGAATTTCCCTACTTGGGCTCAGTTGGAGGTCTCCTTGGATGTTCTTCAATTTGAATACAAGTATCAACCCTACtgacttgaaaaaaaaaataagaaaagaaacaagaggGCTATTTGTATTCACCGCTCAAATCACTTCTTATAATCGCTTGAAAGAGGAAATTTAGTCTGAAAACTAAAGTAactagagcatctccaatgacTTACAAGTGAAATGGCTAGTTATTGACATTATTTGCGGACGAATAATGataatccataatatttttaCAAGTTTCTCCAATGACGCAAAAAACAATCTCTTATGTCCTTCGCAATAGTTAAATTTGAATTATAGACATTATTTGCTGTTTGtatagtgcaatttttttttgaagagcttTTGTATAACGCATATCGCTCCCTTAGT
It encodes:
- the LOC131327566 gene encoding glutathione S-transferase T2-like yields the protein MNRWSAIQLSVNKFCGCYAQIELRHQSGVTEEDKVSEVKTYYKSLETSKNTSKNSSFQFEHCWKQLRYQPKWLEDFERRKPKKNKTWTVPSPSTPELVDLGKGDATFVDLERPPGNKGEKERLKKRKKAEISTSPLAGILTDIKEEHKKQVTRKWTSSNN
- the LOC131327567 gene encoding uncharacterized protein LOC131327567, which gives rise to MHFTAAFEEAATASKAQKSLPSRLAPRLGIWFCATVARLAWRGSVALVCGDFFSRSQFPSLSLMTHLHSPAQQLPTSLGFSQFPTSLISISTSRFIAGGFAEIFHPPKRQGMDAQKNAYFTNLLQDGLILDDELSMEPQDEVGFTYANQNAEEFTQASQTSAQMGSTSKKPQRGGNFTDEEDKLLVSA